Proteins encoded within one genomic window of Brassica rapa cultivar Chiifu-401-42 chromosome A09, CAAS_Brap_v3.01, whole genome shotgun sequence:
- the LOC103840300 gene encoding lysine-specific demethylase JMJ18 has product MEHLSVAQSQSEINEDMSLKNHHPPDKDTDKDTSMEQPSSPRHRKVIARWLPDEAQRPIVDEAPVFSPSLEEFEDTLAYIEKIRPLAEPYGICRIIPPPTWTPPCRLKEKTIWEHTKFPTRIQNVDLLQNREPMKKKPKSRKRKRRRNSRMGSSRRRSASASASGSSPSEPASSPEAEEKFGFNSGSDFTLEEFEKYAQHFREAYFEKKDSVGETKWTPSVEDIEGEYWRIVEQPTDEVEVYYGADLENVVLGSGFYKKGDRDIDQYVVSGWNLNNLPRLPGSVLSFEDCDISGVLVPWLYVGMCFSSFCWHVEDHHLYSLNYHHFGEPKVWYGVPGSNATALEKTMRKHLPDLFEEQPDLLHGLVTQFSPSILKDEGVQVYRVVQNAGEYVLTFPRAYHAGFNCGFNCAEAVNVAPVDWLAHGQNAVELYSKETRKTSLSHDKLLLGAAYEAVKALWELSASSVGNENTTNLRWKSFCGKNGTLTNAVQARLKMEEERLADIGRESLSLVKMEKDFDSNCERECFSCFYDLHLSASGCKCSPDEYACLKHSDDLCSCEEKDRCVLLRYTMDELSSLVRALEGESDDLKIWASKVLGVQHSDEYQNKTISVTKEEENKLKEGSFDLNIDLELDYLENPKEEEVSTSGEINTSENLSASVEPINLGFLIFGKLWCNKHAIFPKGFTSRVKFYNVLDPTRMSYYISEVLDAGLMGPLFRVTLEESPDESFFNVSAQQCWEMVLQRVKHTSTNLGLTTLPRLESINGLQMFGLLSQSTVQAIEALDPNHRLIEYWNHKNQTQSESKDHFISSNCSVSLTKGKLFGVDLM; this is encoded by the exons ATGGAGCATCTCAGTGTTGCTCAATCACAATCTGAGATCAACGAG GATATGTCTCTGAAGAATCATCATCCACCAGACAAGGATACGGACAAAGACACTAGCATGGAACAACCTAGTAGTCCACGTCATCGAAAG GTTATTGCTAGATGGTTACCAGATGAAGCACAGAGACCAATCGTTGATGAAGCTCCTGTTTTCTCTCCATCATTAGAG GAGTTTGAAGATACACTTgcatatatagaaaaaatacGTCCATTAGCAGAGCCATATGGTATCTGTCGAATCATCCCGCCACCCACATGGACGCCTCCTTGCCGTCTTAAGGAGAAGACTATATGGGAGCATACCAAGTTCCCCACTCGGATCCAGAACGTGGACCTGCTTCAGAACCGTGAACCCATgaagaagaaaccaaagagCAGGAAACGCAAAAGGAGAAGAAACTCCAGGATGGGTTCCTCTAGGAGACGATCTGCTTCTGCTTCTGCTTCTGGTTCTTCTCCCTCTGAACCTGCTTCCTCTCCTGAGGCCGAGGAGAAGTTCGGCTTTAACTCTGGTTCAGACTTTACTCTGGAAGAGTTTGAGAAATACGCTCAGCATTTTAGAGAGGCTTACTTTGAGAAGAAAGACTCTGTTGGTGAAACGAAATGGACACCGTCTGTGGAGGATATCGAAGGCGAGTACTGGCGGATAGTTGAACAACCAACAGATGAAGTTGAG GTATATTATGGAGCTGACTTGGAGAACGTGGTACTTGGAAGCGGGTTTTACAAGAAAGGGGATAGAGATATTGATCAGTACGTAGTCTCTGGCTGGAACTTGAATAACTTACCGCGTCTCCCTGGCTCTGTTCTCTCTTTTGAGGATTGCGATATCTCTGGTGTTCTAGTCCCATGGCTCTATGTTGGAATGTGCTTTTCATCATTTTGTTGG CATGTGGAGGACCATCATCTGTATTCACTAAATTATCATCACTTTGGGGAGCCAAAAGTATGGTATGGTGTTCCAGGAAGCAATGCAACAGCACTCGAAAAGACGATGAGAAAACATCTACCTGATTTGTTTGAAGAGCAGCCTGATCTACTTCATGGCCTG GTTACTCAATTTTCTCCTTCAATTCTAAAAGATGAGGGAGTCCAGGTTTATCGTGTGGTTCAGAATGCAGGGGAGTACGTACTGACATTCCCGAGGGCATACCATGCTGGATTCAACTGCGGTTTCAACTGTGCAGAAGCGGTTAATGTAGCTCCGGTTGATTGGTTGGCTCATGGACAGAACGCTGTGGAGCTTTACAGTAAAGAGACGAGGAAGACTTCTCTGTCTCATGACAAACTTCTCCTTGGAGCAGCTTATGAAGCTGTAAAGGCTCTTTGGGAACTCTCAGCTTCTTCCGTTGGAAATGAAAACACGACAAACTTGAGATGGAAGAGTTTCTGTGGGAAGAACGGAACACTTACCAACGCGGTCCAG GCTCGGTTAAAGATGGAAGAGGAAAGACTTGCAGATATTGGTAGGGAGTCTTTGAGCTTGGTGAAGATGGAGAAGGACTTTGATTCAAACTGTGAAAGGGAATGCTTCTCATGCTTTTATGATTTGCATCTCTCTGCTTCTGGCTGCAAGTGCTCTCCTGATGAATACGCGTGTCTTAAACACTCGGACGATCTGTGTTCATGCGAAGAGAAGGATAGATGTGTCCTCCTCCGTTACACCATGGATGAGTTAAGCTCGTTGGTGAGAGCATTGGAAGGGGAATCAGATGATTTAAAGATATGGGCTTCCAAGGTGTTAGGTGTTCAACACAGTGATGAATATCAAAATAAGACAATTTCAGTTACCAAGGAGGAGGAGAATAAGCTAAAGGAAGGTTCGTTTGATCTGAACATCGACTTGGAGTTGGATTATCTGGAAAAccctaaagaagaagaagtcagcACCAGTGGCGAGATAAACACTTCAGAGAACTTAAGTGCATCGGTGGAGCCTATAAACCTCGGTTTCTTGATTTTTGGAAAGCTTTGGTGCAATAAGCATGCTATTTTCCCAAAAG GATTCACAAGTCGTGTCAAGTTCTACAACGTGCTTGATCCAACAAGAATGAGCTATTACATCTCTGAGGTTTTGGATGCAGGACTCATGGGCCCATTGTTCAGG GTTACTCTGGAAGAATCTCCAGACGAGAGCTTCTTCAATGTCTCGGCCCAACAATGCTGGGAGATGGTGTTGCAGCGAGTTAAACACACATCCACAAATCTTGGTCTTACTACTTTACCGCGGCTTGAAAGTATTAACGGGCTTCAAATGTTTGGTCTCCTCTCGCAGTCTACAGTTCAG GCCATTGAAGCTCTTGACCCGAACCATAGACTCATCGAGTACTGGAACCACAAGAACCAAACTCAATCTGAATCAAAAGATCACTTCATATCATCAAACTGCTCCGTGAGTCTTACCAAAGGAAAACTTTTCGGAGTGGATTTGATGTAA